The following coding sequences are from one Streptococcus mitis window:
- a CDS encoding carbamoyl phosphate synthase small subunit, protein MTKRLLVLEDGTVFEGKAFGADIDVTGEIVFNTGMTGYQESITDQSYNGQILTFTYPLVGNYGINRDDYESIIPTCKGVVVFEEARRASNWRNQMTLDEFLKAKKIPGISGIDTRALTKIIRKHGTMRATLTHVGDSMDHVTDQLQATVLPTDNIKQVSTKTSYPAPGVGLSVVLVDFGLKHSILRELSKRNCNVTVVPYSTTAEEILHLNPDGVMLSNGPGNPEDVPQALDMIRGVQGKIPIFGICMGHQLFAMANGAKTYKMKFGHRGFNHAVREIATGRVDFTSQNHGYAVSREDLPEHLIITHEEINDKSVEGVRHRYQPAFSVQYHPDAAPGPHDASYLFDEFIEMMEAFKQSN, encoded by the coding sequence ATGACAAAAAGACTTCTAGTATTAGAAGATGGCACAGTTTTTGAAGGCAAAGCCTTCGGAGCAGATATTGATGTAACTGGTGAAATTGTCTTTAATACAGGCATGACCGGCTACCAAGAATCCATTACAGACCAGTCTTATAATGGACAAATCTTGACCTTTACTTATCCTTTGGTAGGAAATTATGGAATTAACCGTGATGATTACGAATCCATTATTCCAACTTGTAAGGGAGTTGTCGTTTTCGAAGAAGCACGTAGAGCTAGTAACTGGCGCAATCAAATGACCTTGGATGAATTTTTGAAAGCTAAAAAAATTCCTGGTATTTCAGGAATTGATACCCGTGCTCTGACAAAAATTATCCGTAAGCATGGTACCATGCGTGCAACCTTGACCCATGTTGGGGACAGTATGGATCATGTAACTGACCAGCTCCAAGCAACAGTCTTGCCGACAGATAATATCAAGCAGGTTTCTACTAAAACTTCATATCCAGCTCCAGGAGTTGGTTTGAGTGTGGTGCTAGTGGACTTTGGTCTCAAGCACTCAATCTTACGTGAACTTTCTAAGCGTAACTGTAACGTTACGGTTGTTCCTTATTCAACAACAGCGGAAGAAATTCTCCATCTCAATCCTGACGGAGTGATGTTGTCAAATGGACCGGGAAATCCAGAAGATGTTCCCCAAGCACTGGACATGATTCGTGGTGTGCAAGGAAAAATTCCAATCTTTGGTATCTGTATGGGGCATCAACTCTTTGCAATGGCAAATGGTGCTAAGACCTACAAGATGAAATTTGGACACCGTGGATTCAACCATGCAGTACGTGAAATTGCTACAGGACGTGTGGATTTTACAAGTCAGAACCATGGTTATGCAGTCAGTCGTGAGGATTTGCCAGAGCACTTGATCATTACCCACGAAGAAATCAATGACAAGTCAGTTGAAGGTGTGCGTCACAGATACCAACCTGCTTTCTCTGTTCAATACCATCCAGATGCAGCCCCTGGTCCACACGACGCTAGCTACCTATTTGACGAGTTTATCGAGATGATGGAAGCTTTTAAACAATCAAACTAA
- the carB gene encoding carbamoyl-phosphate synthase large subunit, producing MPKRTDIQKIMVIGSGPIIIGQAAEFDYAGTQACLSLKEEGYEVVLVNSNPATIMTDKEIADKVYIEPITLEFVTRILRKERPDALLPTLGGQTGLNMAMELSKNGILDELGVELLGTKLSAIDQAEDRDLFKQLMEELEQPIPESEIVNTVEEAVAFAATIGYPVIVRPAFTLGGTGGGMCANEEELREIAENGLKLSPVTQCLIERSIAGFKEIEYEVMRDSADNALVVCNMENFDPVGIHTGDSIVFAPAQTMSDYENQMLRDASLSIIRALKIEGGCNVQLALDPHSFKYYVIEVNPRVSRSSALASKATGYPIAKLAAKIAVGLTLDEVINPVTGSTYAMFEPALDYVVAKIPRFPFDKFEKGERRLGTQMKATGEVMAIGRNIEESLLKACRSLEIGVHHNEMPELASVSDDSLIEKVVKAQDDRLFYVSEAIRRGYTPEEIAELTKIDIFYLDKLLHIFEIEQELGAHPQDLEVLKTAKLNGFSDRKIAELWKTTADQVRQLRLENKIVPVYKMVDTCAAEFDSETPYFYSTYGWENESIKSDKESVLVLGSGPIRIGQGVEFDYATVHSVKAIQAAGYEAIIMNSNPETVSTDFSVSDKLYFEPLTFEDVMNVIDLEQPKGVIVQFGGQTAINLAEPLAKAGVIILGTQVADLDRAEDRDLFEQALKDLDIPQPPGQTATNEEEAVLAARKIGFPVLVRPSYVLGGRAMEIVENEEDLRSYMRTAVKASPDHPVLVDSYIVGQECEVDAISDGENVLIPGIMEHIERAGVHSGDSMAVYPPQTLSQKVQETIADYTKRLAIGLNCLGMMNIQFVIKDEKVYVIEVNPRASRTVPFLSKVTNIPMAQVATKLILGQKLEELGYQDGLYPESTRVHIKAPVFSFTKLAKVDSLLGPEMKSTGEVMGSDTTLEKALYKAFEASYLHLPTFGNVVFTIADDAKEEALDLARRFQNIGYGILATEGTAAFFASHGLQAQPVGKIGDDDKDIPSFVRKGRIQAIINTVGTKRTADEDGEQIRRSAIEHGVPLFTALDTANAMLKVLESRSFVTEAI from the coding sequence ATGCCTAAACGTACTGATATTCAAAAAATTATGGTGATTGGTTCTGGTCCGATTATTATTGGTCAGGCTGCTGAGTTTGACTACGCTGGGACCCAGGCTTGCTTGTCGTTGAAAGAGGAAGGTTATGAGGTTGTCTTGGTTAACTCAAACCCTGCAACCATCATGACGGACAAGGAAATTGCGGATAAGGTTTATATTGAACCAATTACACTTGAGTTTGTGACACGTATTCTTCGTAAGGAGCGTCCAGATGCCTTGCTACCAACACTCGGTGGGCAAACTGGTCTTAATATGGCCATGGAATTGTCTAAAAATGGTATCCTTGATGAGCTTGGTGTTGAGCTTCTGGGAACTAAATTATCTGCCATTGACCAAGCTGAAGATCGTGACCTCTTTAAACAATTGATGGAAGAATTGGAACAACCCATTCCAGAATCTGAAATTGTAAACACTGTTGAAGAAGCTGTTGCCTTTGCAGCAACAATTGGATACCCAGTCATCGTTCGTCCAGCCTTTACACTTGGTGGTACTGGTGGTGGTATGTGTGCTAATGAGGAAGAATTGCGTGAAATCGCTGAAAATGGATTGAAATTGTCACCCGTGACCCAATGTTTGATTGAGCGTTCAATCGCAGGTTTCAAGGAAATCGAATACGAAGTTATGCGTGACTCAGCTGATAATGCTTTGGTTGTTTGTAACATGGAAAACTTTGACCCAGTTGGGATTCACACAGGGGATTCCATCGTATTTGCCCCTGCCCAAACCATGTCAGACTATGAAAACCAAATGCTACGTGACGCGAGCTTGAGCATTATTCGTGCCCTTAAGATTGAAGGTGGATGTAATGTTCAGCTAGCTCTTGACCCACACAGTTTCAAGTATTATGTCATCGAAGTAAACCCTCGTGTGTCGCGTTCTTCAGCCCTGGCATCTAAGGCGACAGGTTACCCAATTGCCAAATTGGCTGCTAAGATTGCCGTCGGTTTGACCTTGGATGAGGTCATCAACCCAGTCACGGGTTCAACCTATGCCATGTTTGAACCAGCCCTTGACTACGTGGTTGCCAAGATTCCTCGTTTCCCATTTGACAAGTTTGAAAAGGGTGAGCGCCGTCTTGGTACCCAGATGAAGGCGACTGGGGAAGTAATGGCGATTGGTCGTAACATCGAAGAATCTCTCCTTAAGGCTTGCCGCTCCCTTGAAATTGGGGTACACCACAATGAAATGCCTGAACTTGCATCAGTTTCTGATGATTCTTTGATTGAAAAGGTTGTGAAAGCCCAAGATGATCGTCTCTTCTATGTATCAGAAGCCATTCGTCGTGGCTACACACCAGAAGAAATTGCAGAGCTTACAAAAATTGATATCTTTTATCTCGATAAACTCCTACATATCTTTGAAATTGAGCAGGAGTTGGGTGCCCATCCACAAGATCTTGAAGTTTTGAAAACTGCAAAATTGAATGGATTTTCAGACCGTAAGATTGCTGAACTCTGGAAAACGACTGCTGACCAAGTTCGCCAACTTCGTTTGGAAAACAAGATTGTTCCTGTTTATAAGATGGTCGATACTTGTGCGGCAGAGTTCGACTCTGAAACGCCATATTTCTATTCAACCTATGGATGGGAAAATGAGTCTATCAAGTCTGATAAGGAATCCGTTCTAGTTCTAGGTTCTGGTCCAATCCGTATTGGTCAAGGGGTTGAGTTTGACTACGCAACTGTTCATTCAGTTAAGGCTATTCAGGCGGCTGGCTATGAAGCCATCATCATGAACTCAAACCCAGAGACCGTGTCTACAGACTTCTCTGTATCAGATAAGCTTTACTTTGAGCCATTGACATTCGAAGATGTTATGAATGTCATCGACTTGGAGCAACCAAAAGGGGTTATCGTTCAGTTCGGTGGTCAAACAGCCATCAACCTTGCGGAGCCATTGGCAAAAGCAGGTGTGATCATCCTTGGTACACAGGTTGCTGACCTAGACCGAGCTGAAGACCGTGACCTCTTCGAGCAAGCTCTTAAAGATTTGGATATTCCACAGCCACCAGGACAAACTGCTACCAATGAAGAAGAAGCAGTACTTGCAGCTCGCAAGATTGGTTTCCCAGTTCTTGTCCGCCCATCTTATGTACTTGGTGGACGTGCCATGGAAATCGTTGAAAACGAAGAAGACCTTCGTTCTTACATGCGAACTGCTGTTAAGGCTAGTCCAGACCACCCAGTTCTTGTCGACTCTTATATCGTTGGGCAAGAGTGCGAAGTTGATGCCATTTCAGATGGAGAAAATGTCCTTATCCCTGGTATCATGGAACATATCGAACGTGCTGGTGTCCACTCGGGTGACTCAATGGCCGTTTACCCACCACAAACCTTGTCGCAAAAGGTGCAAGAAACAATCGCAGACTACACAAAACGTCTAGCAATTGGTCTTAACTGTCTTGGAATGATGAATATCCAGTTTGTTATCAAGGATGAAAAAGTCTACGTTATTGAGGTCAATCCACGTGCTAGCCGTACGGTTCCATTTCTTTCTAAAGTGACCAATATCCCTATGGCTCAAGTAGCAACCAAGCTCATTCTTGGTCAAAAACTTGAAGAACTTGGCTACCAAGATGGACTTTACCCTGAAAGCACCCGCGTTCATATCAAGGCACCTGTCTTCTCCTTTACCAAACTAGCTAAGGTAGACAGCTTACTTGGTCCTGAAATGAAATCAACAGGTGAAGTTATGGGTTCTGATACGACTTTGGAAAAAGCTCTCTATAAAGCCTTTGAAGCTTCTTACCTGCATTTGCCAACTTTTGGTAACGTTGTATTTACCATCGCTGATGATGCCAAAGAAGAAGCCTTGGACTTGGCTCGTCGTTTCCAAAATATTGGCTATGGAATCCTCGCGACAGAAGGGACAGCAGCCTTCTTTGCCAGTCATGGATTGCAAGCCCAACCTGTTGGTAAGATTGGTGATGACGATAAGGATATTCCAAGTTTTGTTCGTAAAGGAAGAATTCAAGCTATCATTAACACAGTTGGAACAAAACGAACTGCAGACGAAGATGGTGAGCAGATTCGCCGTTCAGCTATTGAACACGGAGTGCCCCTCTTTACAGCCCTAGATACAGCTAATGCCATGCTTAAAGTACTTGAAAGCCGTAGTTTTGTCACAGAAGCAATTTAA
- a CDS encoding LicD family protein has product MQYLEKEEIKEIQLALLDYIDETCKKHNIPYFLSYGTMLGAIRHKGMIPWDDDIDISLYREDYERLLKIIEEENHPRYKVLSYDTSSWYFHNFASILDTSTVIEDHVKYKRHDTSLFIDVFPIDRFTDLSIVDKSYKYVALRQLAYIKKSRAVHGDSKLKDFLRLCSWYALRFVNPRYFYKKIDQLVKNAVTNTPQYEGGIGIGKEGMKEVFPVDTFKELILTEFEGRMLPVPKKYDQFLTQMYGDYMTPPSKEMQEWYSHSIKAYRKS; this is encoded by the coding sequence ATGCAATATTTAGAAAAAGAAGAAATTAAAGAAATCCAACTAGCTCTGCTAGATTATATTGATGAGACTTGTAAGAAACATAATATTCCTTATTTTCTCAGTTATGGAACCATGCTTGGAGCTATCCGCCACAAAGGTATGATTCCTTGGGATGATGATATTGATATTTCTCTCTATCGTGAAGATTATGAACGTTTATTGAAGATTATTGAGGAGGAAAATCACCCTCGCTACAAGGTTCTTTCCTACGATACCTCTTCTTGGTACTTCCATAATTTCGCATCGATTTTGGACACTTCTACTGTCATCGAAGACCATGTCAAGTACAAGCGTCATGACACCAGTCTCTTTATCGACGTATTTCCAATTGATCGCTTTACAGATTTGAGCATTGTCGACAAGAGCTATAAGTATGTGGCCCTTCGTCAACTGGCTTATATCAAAAAATCACGCGCAGTTCACGGTGATAGCAAGTTAAAAGATTTTCTAAGATTATGTAGCTGGTACGCCCTCCGATTTGTCAATCCTCGTTACTTTTACAAGAAAATTGATCAGCTAGTCAAAAATGCTGTAACCAACACTCCTCAATATGAGGGAGGAATTGGTATTGGTAAAGAAGGAATGAAAGAAGTCTTCCCAGTTGATACCTTTAAAGAACTCATCTTAACTGAGTTTGAAGGCCGTATGTTGCCCGTCCCTAAAAAATATGATCAATTTTTAACCCAGATGTATGGGGATTATATGACACCACCATCAAAGGAAATGCAAGAATGGTATAGTCATAGTATTAAAGCTTATCGCAAAAGCTGA
- a CDS encoding LicD family protein, translating to MKQLSIEDAKQIELEILDYIDTLCKKHNINYIINYGTLIGAVRHQGFIPWDDDIDLSMPREDYQRFINIFQKEKSKYKLLSLETDKNYFNNFIKITDSTTKIIDTRNTKTYESGVFIDIFPMDRFDDPKVIDICYKLESFKLLSFSKHKNIVYKDSLLKDWIRTAFWLLLRPVSPRYFANRIEKEIQKYNRENGQYMAFIPSKFKEKEVFPSGTFDNTIDLPFENLNLPAPEKFDTILTQFYGDYMTLPPEEKRFYSHEFHAYKLED from the coding sequence ATGAAACAACTATCCATTGAAGATGCCAAACAAATTGAATTAGAAATTTTGGATTATATTGATACTCTCTGTAAAAAGCACAATATCAACTATATTATTAACTACGGTACTCTGATTGGGGCGGTTCGACATCAGGGCTTTATCCCTTGGGACGATGATATTGATCTGTCCATGCCTCGAGAAGACTACCAACGATTTATAAACATTTTTCAAAAGGAAAAAAGCAAATATAAGCTCCTATCCTTAGAAACTGATAAGAACTACTTTAACAACTTTATCAAAATAACAGACAGTACAACTAAAATTATTGATACTCGAAATACAAAAACCTATGAGTCTGGTGTTTTTATCGATATTTTCCCTATGGATCGCTTTGATGATCCTAAGGTCATTGATATTTGTTATAAGCTGGAAAGCTTCAAACTTCTGTCTTTCAGTAAACACAAAAATATTGTCTATAAGGATAGCCTTTTAAAAGATTGGATACGAACAGCCTTTTGGTTGCTCCTGCGACCTGTTTCTCCTCGTTATTTCGCAAATAGAATCGAGAAAGAAATTCAAAAATATAATCGTGAGAATGGTCAGTATATGGCCTTTATCCCTTCTAAATTTAAGGAAAAGGAAGTCTTCCCAAGTGGTACCTTTGATAACACAATTGATTTACCCTTTGAGAATTTGAACCTTCCTGCACCTGAAAAATTTGATACTATTTTGACTCAATTTTACGGGGATTATATGACCTTGCCACCTGAAGAAAAACGCTTCTACAGTCATGAATTTCATGCCTACAAATTGGAGGATTAG
- the tacF gene encoding type IV teichoic acid flippase TacF has translation MKSIKLNALSYMGIRVLNIIFPILTGTYVARVLDRTDYGYFNSVDTILSFFLPFATYGVYNYGLRAISNVKDNKKDLNRTFSSLFYLCIACTILTTAVYILAYPLFFTDNPIIKKVYLVMGIQLIAQIFSIEWVNEALENYSFLFYKTAFIRILMLISIFLFVKNEHDIVVYTLVMSLSTLINYLISYFWIKRDIKLVKIHISDFKPLFLPLTAMLVFANANMLFTFLDRLFLVKTGIDVNVSYYTMAQRIVTVIAGVVTGAIGVSVPRLSYYLGKGDKEAYVSLVNRGSRIFNFFIIPLSFGLMVLGPNAILLYGSEKYIGGGILTSLFAFRTIILALDTILGSQILFTNGYEKRITVYTVFAGLLNLGLNSLLFFNHIVAPEYYLLTTMLSEASLLVFYIVFIHRKQLIHLGHIFSYTIRYSLFSLSFVGIYFLINFLYPVDMVINLPFLINTGLIVLLSAISYIGLLAFTKDSIFYEFLNHVLALKNKFKRS, from the coding sequence ATGAAAAGTATAAAATTAAATGCTCTATCTTATATGGGAATTCGTGTCTTGAATATTATTTTTCCCATCCTAACTGGAACCTACGTCGCGCGTGTCTTGGACCGAACTGACTATGGTTACTTCAACTCAGTTGACACTATTTTGTCATTTTTCTTGCCCTTTGCGACTTATGGGGTCTATAACTACGGTTTACGGGCCATCAGTAATGTCAAGGATAACAAAAAAGATCTGAATAGAACCTTCTCTAGTCTTTTTTATTTGTGCATAGCTTGTACGATTTTGACCACTGCTGTCTATATCCTTGCCTATCCTCTCTTCTTTACAGATAATCCAATCATCAAAAAGGTCTACCTTGTTATGGGGATTCAACTCATTGCCCAGATTTTTTCAATCGAGTGGGTCAATGAAGCTCTGGAAAATTACAGTTTTCTCTTTTACAAGACTGCCTTCATCCGTATCCTGATGCTGATCTCTATATTCCTGTTTGTCAAAAATGAACACGATATTGTTGTCTATACACTTGTGATGAGTTTATCGACACTGATTAACTATCTGATTAGTTATTTTTGGATTAAAAGAGACATTAAGCTTGTTAAGATTCACATAAGTGATTTTAAACCGCTCTTTCTCCCTTTAACAGCCATGTTGGTCTTTGCCAATGCCAATATGCTCTTCACTTTTTTGGATCGTCTCTTCCTCGTTAAAACAGGGATTGATGTCAACGTTAGTTACTACACCATGGCTCAACGAATTGTGACCGTTATAGCTGGTGTTGTAACAGGAGCTATCGGAGTGAGTGTGCCTCGTCTCAGTTACTATCTAGGAAAAGGCGACAAAGAAGCCTATGTTTCTCTGGTTAACAGAGGAAGTCGAATCTTTAACTTCTTTATCATTCCACTCAGTTTCGGACTCATGGTTTTAGGACCAAATGCTATCCTACTTTATGGTAGTGAAAAATATATCGGAGGTGGTATCTTAACCTCTCTCTTCGCTTTTCGTACGATTATCCTGGCACTAGATACCATTCTTGGTTCCCAAATTCTCTTTACAAATGGCTATGAAAAACGTATCACAGTTTACACAGTCTTTGCTGGGCTACTCAATTTAGGCTTAAATAGTCTCCTCTTTTTCAACCATATCGTGGCTCCTGAATACTACCTACTCACAACTATGCTATCAGAGGCCTCTCTACTTGTTTTCTATATCGTTTTCATCCATAGAAAACAACTCATCCACTTAGGACATATCTTCAGCTATACTATTCGATACTCGCTCTTTTCACTTTCCTTTGTAGGAATCTATTTCCTGATTAATTTCTTGTATCCCGTGGATATGGTCATTAATTTGCCATTTTTGATTAATACTGGTTTGATTGTCTTGCTATCAGCCATCTCTTATATTGGTCTACTTGCCTTCACCAAAGATAGCATTTTCTATGAATTTTTAAACCATGTCCTAGCCTTAAAAAATAAATTCAAAAGATCATAG
- a CDS encoding 2-C-methyl-D-erythritol 4-phosphate cytidylyltransferase: MIYAGILAGGTGTRMGISNLPKQFLELGDRPILIHTIEKFVLEPSIEKIMVGVHGDWVSHAEDLVDKYLPLHKDRIIITKGGADRNTSIEKIIEAIDAYRPLTPEDIVVTHDSVRPFITLRMIQDNIKLAQNHDAVDTVVEAVDTIVESTNGQFITDIPNRAHLYQGQTPQTFRCKDFMDLYGSLSAEEKEILTDACKIFVIKGKDVALAKGEYSNLKITTVTDLKIAKSMIEKD; this comes from the coding sequence ATGATTTATGCAGGAATTCTTGCCGGTGGAACTGGTACTCGCATGGGAATTAGTAATTTGCCAAAACAATTTTTAGAGCTAGGCGATCGACCTATTTTGATTCATACAATTGAAAAATTTGTCTTGGAACCAAGTATTGAAAAAATTATGGTTGGGGTTCATGGAGACTGGGTTTCACATGCAGAGGATCTTGTAGATAAATATCTACCTCTTCATAAGGATCGTATCATCATTACAAAGGGTGGTGCTGACCGCAATACAAGTATTGAGAAAATCATTGAAGCCATTGATGCTTATCGTCCGCTTACTCCAGAGGATATCGTTGTTACCCACGATTCTGTTCGTCCATTTATTACACTTCGCATGATTCAGGACAATATCAAACTTGCGCAAAATCATGACGCAGTGGACACAGTAGTTGAAGCGGTAGATACTATCGTTGAAAGTACCAATGGTCAATTCATTACAGATATTCCAAATCGTGCTCACCTCTATCAAGGACAAACACCTCAAACATTCCGTTGCAAGGACTTCATGGACCTTTATGGCTCTCTTTCTGCTGAAGAGAAGGAAATTTTGACAGATGCATGTAAAATCTTTGTGATCAAAGGAAAAGATGTGGCCTTAGCCAAAGGTGAATACTCAAATCTGAAGATTACAACCGTAACAGATTTGAAGATTGCAAAAAGTATGATTGAGAAAGACTAG
- a CDS encoding ribitol-5-phosphate dehydrogenase, with protein MINQIYQLTKPKFINVKYQEEAIDQENHILIRPNYMAVCHADQRYYQGKRDPKILNKKFPMAMIHESCGTVISDPTGTYEVGQKVVMIPNQPPMQSDEEFYENYMTGTHFLSSGFDGFMREFVSLPKDRVVAYDAIEDTVAAITEFVSVGMHAMNRLLTLAHSKRDRIAVIGDGSLAFVVANIINYTLPEAEIVVIGRHWEKLELFSFAKECYITDNIPEDLAFDHAFECCGGDGTGPAINDLIRYIRPQGTILMMGVSEYKVNLNTRDALEKGLLLVGSSRSGRIDFENAIQMMEVKKFANRLKNILYLEEPVREIKDIHRVFATDLNTAFKTVFKWEV; from the coding sequence ATGATTAATCAAATTTATCAACTAACTAAGCCTAAGTTTATCAATGTCAAATATCAGGAAGAGGCTATTGACCAAGAGAATCATATCCTCATCCGTCCTAATTATATGGCGGTCTGTCATGCGGATCAGCGTTACTACCAAGGAAAACGTGATCCGAAGATTTTGAATAAAAAGTTTCCAATGGCAATGATTCACGAGTCATGTGGAACCGTTATTTCTGACCCTACAGGAACCTACGAGGTTGGGCAAAAAGTTGTCATGATTCCTAATCAGCCTCCTATGCAGAGTGATGAAGAATTCTATGAAAACTACATGACAGGGACCCATTTCTTGTCTAGTGGATTTGATGGCTTTATGAGAGAGTTTGTTTCTCTCCCTAAAGATCGTGTGGTAGCTTATGATGCTATTGAAGACACGGTTGCAGCGATTACAGAGTTTGTCAGTGTCGGCATGCACGCTATGAATCGCTTATTGACTCTTGCTCATAGCAAGCGAGACCGAATTGCTGTTATCGGAGATGGAAGTTTAGCTTTTGTGGTTGCCAATATTATCAACTATACTTTGCCAGAAGCAGAGATTGTGGTTATTGGTCGTCATTGGGAAAAGTTGGAACTTTTCTCATTTGCCAAAGAATGCTATATTACTGATAATATTCCTGAAGATTTGGCCTTTGACCATGCTTTTGAGTGTTGTGGTGGTGATGGTACTGGACCAGCTATTAATGACTTGATTCGTTACATTCGTCCTCAGGGAACGATTCTTATGATGGGAGTTAGTGAGTATAAAGTCAATCTCAATACACGTGATGCCTTAGAAAAAGGCTTGCTCTTGGTTGGGTCCTCTCGTTCTGGTCGCATTGATTTTGAAAATGCCATCCAAATGATGGAAGTCAAGAAATTTGCCAATCGTCTTAAAAATATCCTTTATCTAGAAGAACCTGTAAGAGAAATTAAAGATATTCACCGTGTCTTTGCGACCGATTTAAATACAGCATTTAAAACTGTGTTTAAGTGGGAAGTATAG
- the licA gene encoding choline kinase LicA has protein sequence MEKIIKEKISSLLSQEEEVLSVEQLGGMTNQNYLAKTTNKQYIVKFFGKGTEKLINRQDEKYNLELLKDLDLDVKNYLFDIEAGIKVNEYIESAITLDSTSIKTKFDKIAPILQTIHASGKELRGEFAPFEEIKKYESLIEEKIPYANYEAVREEVFSLEKRLTDLGVDRKSCHIDLVPENFIESPQGRLYLIDWEYSSMNDPMWDLAALFLESEFTPQEEEDFLSHYESEQTPVSREKIAIYKILQDAIWSLWTVYKEEQGTDFGDYGVNRYQRAVKGLSYYGGSDEK, from the coding sequence GTGGAGAAAATCATTAAAGAAAAAATTTCTTCCTTACTTAGTCAAGAAGAGGAAGTCCTCAGTGTTGAACAACTGGGGGGAATGACCAATCAAAACTATTTGGCCAAAACAACAAATAAGCAATACATTGTTAAATTCTTTGGTAAAGGGACAGAAAAACTGATCAATCGTCAAGATGAAAAGTACAATCTTGAACTACTTAAAGATTTAGACCTAGATGTAAAAAATTACCTTTTTGATATTGAAGCTGGTATCAAAGTTAATGAGTATATCGAATCTGCGATTACGCTTGATTCAACGTCAATCAAGACCAAATTTGACAAAATTGCTCCAATATTACAAACTATTCATGCTTCTGGCAAGGAATTAAGAGGAGAATTTGCTCCTTTTGAAGAAATCAAAAAATACGAATCCTTAATTGAAGAAAAAATCCCGTATGCTAACTATGAAGCAGTTAGAGAAGAAGTCTTCTCCTTAGAGAAAAGACTGACTGACTTAGGTGTTGACAGAAAATCTTGTCATATCGATTTGGTGCCTGAAAACTTTATCGAATCACCTCAAGGACGTCTATATCTGATTGACTGGGAATATTCATCAATGAATGATCCAATGTGGGATTTGGCTGCTCTCTTTTTAGAGTCTGAATTCACTCCTCAAGAGGAAGAAGATTTCTTATCTCACTATGAGAGTGAGCAAACACCTGTCTCTCGTGAAAAGATTGCCATTTATAAAATTTTACAAGATGCTATTTGGAGTCTATGGACTGTCTATAAGGAAGAGCAAGGCACAGATTTTGGTGACTATGGTGTGAATCGTTACCAAAGAGCTGTTAAAGGTTTGTCATATTATGGAGGTTCAGATGAAAAATAA